The following are encoded in a window of Streptomyces sp. Go-475 genomic DNA:
- a CDS encoding HAMP domain-containing sensor histidine kinase, with product MTRRLLLSYLSLAALVLLCLEIPLGFVYSRGERERVVNAAKDEAESVSAYAALSLAAGRAERDLPARAAHCAQRIGGKVVIVDATGAPLATSHPLDAGVSGGLAARPGIAAALRGTSTVDVRTSTIGGVEYLSVAAPVGQEARPVGAVWLTVPTRTVHERVHHVWLLLALGGAAVLAAVAVLGFAFARWAGRPIRELEQATHDLADGGRFAPVTITRGPPEVRSLAAAFNRTAARLAHLLASQRAFAGEASHQLKTPLAALRLRLENLEPDVAARARGSLTAAVTETDRLARMVEHLLAMARLEEHAAIPATVDLGAVCAERHRTWQPLFAREDVSLVLFGGSVGPVLAVPGAVEQIMDNLLSNALRASPAGSTVTIELRLRAPSRRALRDSRPRWVDLHVTDEGPGMTEEQRARAFDRFWRAPGAPKGGTGLGLALVQRLAHASGGEASLRAAATGGLDVVIRLPSARPPGEAQGPDGDRPRRPRREAPALPA from the coding sequence ATGACCCGCCGGCTGCTGCTCAGCTACCTCAGCCTCGCCGCGCTGGTGCTGCTCTGCCTGGAGATCCCGCTGGGCTTCGTGTACTCGCGCGGCGAGCGGGAGCGGGTGGTCAACGCGGCGAAGGACGAAGCGGAGTCGGTCTCGGCGTACGCCGCGCTGTCGCTCGCGGCGGGGCGGGCCGAGCGGGACCTGCCCGCGCGGGCGGCGCACTGCGCGCAGCGGATCGGTGGCAAGGTGGTGATCGTCGACGCCACGGGGGCTCCGCTCGCCACCTCGCATCCCTTGGACGCCGGGGTGTCCGGCGGCCTGGCCGCCCGGCCCGGCATCGCGGCGGCGCTGCGCGGCACCTCGACGGTGGACGTCCGTACGTCCACCATCGGCGGGGTCGAGTACCTGTCGGTGGCCGCGCCGGTCGGTCAGGAGGCGCGGCCGGTGGGCGCGGTGTGGCTGACGGTGCCCACGCGGACGGTGCACGAGCGGGTGCACCACGTGTGGCTGCTGCTGGCGCTGGGCGGGGCGGCGGTACTGGCGGCGGTCGCCGTGCTCGGCTTCGCCTTCGCCCGCTGGGCGGGCCGCCCGATCCGCGAACTGGAGCAGGCCACGCACGACCTGGCCGACGGTGGCCGTTTCGCGCCGGTGACGATCACGAGGGGCCCGCCGGAAGTACGCAGCCTGGCCGCCGCGTTCAACCGCACCGCGGCCCGGCTCGCCCATCTGCTCGCCTCCCAGCGGGCGTTCGCGGGCGAGGCCTCGCACCAGCTGAAGACGCCGCTCGCGGCGCTGCGGCTGCGTCTGGAGAACCTGGAGCCGGACGTCGCCGCCCGCGCCCGGGGCAGCCTCACCGCGGCCGTCACGGAGACGGACCGGCTCGCCCGGATGGTCGAGCACCTGCTGGCGATGGCCCGGCTGGAGGAGCACGCGGCCATCCCGGCGACCGTCGACCTGGGCGCGGTCTGCGCCGAACGGCACCGCACCTGGCAGCCCCTGTTCGCGCGGGAGGACGTCTCCCTCGTGCTCTTCGGCGGGAGCGTCGGCCCGGTGCTCGCGGTGCCGGGAGCCGTCGAGCAGATCATGGACAACCTGCTCTCCAACGCCCTGCGGGCGTCCCCGGCGGGCAGCACCGTCACGATCGAGCTGCGGCTGCGGGCCCCGTCCCGGCGGGCGTTGCGCGACAGCCGTCCCCGCTGGGTCGACCTGCACGTCACCGACGAGGGGCCCGGCATGACGGAGGAGCAGCGGGCCCGCGCGTTCGACCGCTTCTGGCGCGCCCCGGGCGCCCCCAAGGGCGGCACGGGCCTCGGCCTCGCCCTGGTGCAGCGCCTCGCCCACGCCAGCGGCGGCGAGGCGTCCCTGCGCGCGGCGGCGACGGGCGGCCTGGACGTCGTGATCCGGCTGCCGTCGGCGCGCCCGCCGGGAGAGGCGCAGGGGCCGGACGGGGACCGGCCGAGGAGGCCCCGGCGGGAGGCACCGGCGCTGCCCGCGTAG
- a CDS encoding excalibur calcium-binding domain-containing protein, whose amino-acid sequence MADPYTNPYPGPPAPQPPRPAPRWARKRYVLPALALALFLGAGIGAGGGETGTDAKPAAAGPQPTVTVTATTTATATATPLAEEPEPAPTVTATKTVRVTTTVTARPAAGGGSDDGGSGDEDVYYANCSAVRAAGAAPIHRGEPGYASHLDRDNDGVACDT is encoded by the coding sequence ATGGCCGATCCGTACACCAACCCGTATCCCGGGCCGCCCGCACCTCAGCCCCCGCGCCCGGCGCCCCGCTGGGCGCGCAAGCGTTACGTGCTGCCGGCGCTCGCCCTGGCCCTGTTCCTCGGCGCCGGTATCGGCGCCGGTGGCGGCGAGACCGGCACGGACGCGAAGCCCGCGGCCGCCGGACCGCAGCCGACCGTCACCGTCACGGCGACGACCACCGCCACCGCGACCGCGACACCGCTCGCGGAGGAGCCGGAACCCGCGCCCACCGTCACGGCCACCAAGACCGTACGGGTCACCACCACGGTCACCGCCCGGCCGGCGGCGGGCGGAGGATCCGACGACGGCGGGTCGGGCGACGAGGACGTCTACTACGCCAACTGCAGCGCCGTCCGCGCCGCCGGCGCCGCCCCCATCCACCGCGGCGAACCCGGATACGCCTCCCACCTGGACCGGGACAACGACGGGGTCGCCTGCGACACCTGA
- a CDS encoding alkaline phosphatase PhoX has translation MERRSLLRAAVLGGASAALGGTLWRGAAYAAPAQPGTGPYGPLGSPDANGIRLPSGFTSRVIARSGQRVGTTSYTWHNAPDGGACYADGTGWIYVSNSEINPGGGASAVRFSSTGAITGAYRILSNTRTNCAGGKTPWNTWLSCEEVDRGYVFETDPWGVKASVRRDAMGRFKHEAAAADPVRQVVYMTEDVTDGCFYRFRPTTWGDLSAGTLEVMVAGSGTSGPVTWARVPDPSGATATRNQVSGAKRFNGGEGCYYANDTCWFTTKGDNRVWQYDAAAQTIELAYDDSLVRSGTAPLTGVDNVTGSASGDLFVAEDGGTMDICVITPDDVVAPFLRIDGQSASEITGPAFSPDGTRLYFSSQRGTSGSSSGGITYEVKGPFRA, from the coding sequence GTGGAACGTCGTAGCCTCCTGCGTGCGGCCGTCCTCGGCGGCGCCTCGGCCGCGCTGGGCGGAACCCTGTGGCGCGGCGCCGCGTACGCGGCCCCGGCCCAGCCCGGCACCGGCCCCTACGGGCCGCTGGGCTCCCCGGACGCCAACGGCATCAGACTCCCCAGCGGCTTCACGAGCCGGGTGATCGCCCGTTCGGGCCAGCGGGTCGGGACCACGTCGTACACCTGGCACAACGCCCCGGACGGCGGCGCCTGTTACGCCGACGGCACGGGCTGGATCTACGTCTCGAACTCGGAGATCAACCCCGGCGGCGGGGCGAGCGCGGTGCGGTTCTCGTCGACGGGCGCGATCACCGGCGCGTACCGCATCCTGTCCAACACCCGCACCAACTGCGCGGGCGGCAAGACCCCATGGAACACCTGGCTGTCCTGCGAGGAGGTCGACCGCGGCTACGTCTTCGAGACCGACCCGTGGGGCGTCAAGGCGTCCGTCCGCCGTGACGCGATGGGCCGCTTCAAGCACGAGGCGGCCGCGGCCGATCCGGTCCGCCAGGTCGTCTACATGACGGAGGACGTGACGGACGGCTGCTTCTACCGCTTCCGTCCGACGACGTGGGGCGACCTCTCCGCCGGCACACTGGAGGTCATGGTGGCGGGCAGCGGCACGAGCGGCCCGGTCACCTGGGCGAGGGTCCCCGACCCCTCCGGCGCGACCGCCACCCGCAACCAGGTCTCCGGAGCCAAGCGCTTCAACGGCGGTGAGGGCTGCTACTACGCGAACGACACCTGCTGGTTCACCACCAAGGGCGACAACCGCGTCTGGCAGTACGACGCCGCCGCCCAGACCATCGAACTCGCCTACGACGACTCCCTGGTGAGGAGCGGCACGGCGCCCCTCACGGGTGTCGACAACGTCACCGGCTCGGCCTCCGGCGACCTCTTCGTAGCCGAGGACGGCGGCACGATGGACATCTGCGTGATCACCCCCGACGACGTCGTCGCCCCCTTCCTCCGCATCGACGGCCAGTCCGCCTCGGAGATCACCGGCCCCGCCTTCTCCCCCGACGGCACCCGCCTCTACTTCTCCAGCCAGCGAGGCACGAGCGGCAGCTCCTCGGGCGGCATCACCTACGAGGTGAAGGGGCCGTTCCGGGCCTGA
- a CDS encoding superoxide dismutase, translating to MTRNHSRPSRRTVLGGAVAALAVAAGTGTAQAAPSTPPAAPGTAWPTEFPLPDGWLPEGITIGSRPYAYMGSRADGAVYRTDLRTGKGRVLHEGAPGLASIGLKLDGDGLLYVAGGAGGTARIVDSRSGEPLTTYRLTRNTASFINDVVLHRDRAWFTDSRDAVLHGVPRGREGEVRALPLTGEWVQAPAGTNSANGLVATPDGRGLVVVNAGQLYNVSLRTGRATRIALRGGTDVTNGDGLVRLGRTLYVVQNRLNKITVWDLDQEATTATLRRTITDPRFDVPATAARFGNRLYLVNARFTSPQTPQTTFNAVAVPL from the coding sequence ATGACCCGGAACCACTCCCGGCCGTCCCGGCGCACCGTGCTCGGCGGGGCCGTCGCCGCGCTCGCGGTGGCCGCCGGCACCGGCACCGCGCAGGCCGCTCCCAGCACCCCACCGGCCGCCCCCGGCACCGCCTGGCCCACCGAGTTCCCGCTGCCCGACGGCTGGCTCCCCGAGGGCATCACCATAGGCAGCAGGCCGTACGCCTACATGGGCTCCCGCGCCGACGGGGCCGTCTACCGCACCGACCTGCGCACCGGCAAGGGCCGGGTCCTGCACGAGGGCGCGCCCGGCCTCGCCTCCATCGGGCTGAAGCTGGACGGCGACGGCCTGCTCTACGTGGCCGGTGGCGCCGGGGGAACCGCGCGGATCGTCGACTCGCGCAGCGGCGAACCGCTCACCACCTACCGGCTCACCCGGAACACCGCGTCCTTCATCAACGACGTCGTCCTGCACCGGGACCGCGCCTGGTTCACCGACTCCCGCGACGCGGTCCTCCACGGCGTCCCGCGCGGCCGCGAGGGCGAGGTCCGGGCCCTCCCGCTCACCGGCGAGTGGGTGCAGGCGCCGGCCGGGACGAACAGCGCCAACGGCCTGGTCGCCACCCCCGACGGCCGCGGTCTGGTCGTCGTCAACGCCGGGCAGCTGTACAACGTCTCCCTCAGGACCGGCCGCGCGACGAGGATCGCGCTGCGGGGCGGGACCGACGTGACCAACGGCGACGGCCTGGTCCGTCTGGGCCGCACCCTGTACGTCGTCCAGAACCGCCTGAACAAGATCACCGTCTGGGACCTCGACCAGGAGGCCACCACGGCGACCCTGCGCAGGACGATCACCGACCCCCGCTTCGACGTCCCCGCCACCGCCGCCCGCTTCGGCAACCGCCTGTACTTGGTCAACGCCCGCTTCACCAGCCCGCAGACGCCCCAGACGACGTTCAACGCGGTGGCCGTGCCCCTGTAG
- a CDS encoding maleylpyruvate isomerase family mycothiol-dependent enzyme, with product MVTQPNDWSGLSWLGPSIDARALFRPELEALLGLLRGLGPAEWARVAVPGWTVHDVTAHVLGDCAARLGHRDPGPFAPGETLEAFIHRANQEWVERHRDTEPAALVDALERAGAELADRFAAADPDAPSLGVSWAGADPAPLWLDCAREFTEYWTHRQQIRHAVGLDTDPEPRALSVVLDTFMRALPHTLRDTEAPGGTQVEVTVTGPGGGSWTVTAVTAVTAVAGEAGLAGGWSLGVDGPEGRPACAVQLDAETAWRLCTRGIEPAAALARARVEGERRLAEAVCRIVSIVY from the coding sequence ATGGTCACACAGCCGAACGACTGGTCCGGGCTCTCCTGGCTGGGCCCTTCGATCGACGCCCGCGCGCTGTTCCGTCCGGAACTGGAGGCCCTGCTCGGGTTGTTGCGGGGGCTGGGGCCGGCGGAGTGGGCGCGGGTCGCCGTGCCGGGGTGGACCGTCCACGACGTCACCGCGCACGTGCTCGGCGACTGCGCCGCCCGCCTCGGCCATCGTGATCCGGGGCCCTTCGCGCCCGGTGAGACCCTGGAGGCGTTCATCCACCGCGCCAACCAGGAGTGGGTCGAGCGCCACCGGGACACGGAACCCGCCGCGCTCGTCGACGCCCTGGAGCGAGCCGGTGCCGAACTGGCGGACCGCTTCGCCGCCGCCGACCCGGACGCGCCGTCGCTCGGCGTGTCCTGGGCCGGGGCCGACCCGGCGCCCCTGTGGCTCGACTGCGCCCGGGAGTTCACCGAGTACTGGACGCACCGGCAGCAGATCCGGCACGCCGTCGGACTGGACACCGACCCCGAGCCGCGGGCCCTGTCCGTGGTCCTGGACACCTTCATGCGGGCCCTGCCGCACACCCTGCGCGACACCGAGGCGCCGGGCGGCACGCAGGTGGAGGTGACGGTCACCGGGCCGGGAGGGGGAAGCTGGACCGTGACGGCGGTAACGGCGGTAACGGCGGTTGCCGGCGAGGCAGGCCTGGCGGGGGGCTGGTCCCTGGGCGTCGATGGGCCGGAGGGGCGGCCCGCCTGTGCCGTGCAGCTGGACGCGGAGACGGCCTGGCGGCTGTGCACGCGCGGCATCGAGCCGGCCGCCGCCCTCGCCCGGGCCCGCGTCGAGGGCGAGCGGCGGCTCGCCGAGGCGGTGTGCCGGATCGTGTCCATCGTGTACTGA
- a CDS encoding response regulator transcription factor, producing the protein MGIRVLLIEDDETIAEPLTEGLGHFGLTVDHVATGTDGLRGPYHDVVLLDLGLPDMDGIDVCRGIRQVSDVPIVILSARGEEADRVLGLELGADDYLAKPFSVRELVARVRAVTRRTQRTQQTFPGPPDTPTTQAIQTAQATTQVTTPATSSATAADPPVTPSYDPAPDPPHDPGPLVVDRRTRQVWVGDAPVPLTPKEFDLLALLSEDPGAVYSRQQILDRVWDPHYDGPTKTLDVHVAALRRKLGHPAWIRTLRGVGFRLAVHTGPGAARVASP; encoded by the coding sequence ATGGGCATACGAGTACTGCTCATCGAGGACGACGAGACGATCGCCGAGCCGCTCACCGAAGGGCTCGGCCACTTCGGGCTGACGGTCGACCACGTCGCCACCGGCACGGACGGCCTGAGAGGCCCGTACCACGACGTCGTCCTGCTCGACCTGGGACTGCCCGACATGGACGGCATCGACGTCTGCCGGGGCATCCGCCAGGTCTCGGACGTGCCCATCGTCATCCTCAGCGCGCGCGGCGAGGAGGCGGACCGCGTGCTGGGCCTGGAGCTGGGCGCCGACGACTACCTGGCGAAACCTTTCAGCGTGCGGGAGTTGGTGGCCCGCGTCCGGGCGGTGACCCGCCGCACACAACGCACCCAGCAGACGTTCCCGGGGCCACCGGACACACCGACCACACAGGCCATACAGACCGCACAGGCCACCACACAGGTGACCACACCTGCCACATCGTCGGCCACAGCAGCCGACCCCCCTGTCACACCGTCGTACGACCCGGCCCCCGACCCTCCGCACGACCCGGGCCCGCTCGTCGTGGACCGCCGTACCCGGCAGGTCTGGGTCGGCGACGCCCCCGTCCCGCTCACGCCCAAGGAGTTCGACCTGCTGGCGCTCCTCAGCGAGGACCCGGGGGCGGTCTACTCGCGCCAGCAGATCCTCGACCGCGTCTGGGACCCGCACTACGACGGCCCCACGAAGACGCTGGACGTCCACGTGGCCGCGCTGCGCCGCAAGCTGGGCCACCCGGCGTGGATCCGGACCCTGCGGGGCGTCGGTTTCCGGCTGGCGGTGCACACGGGGCCGGGCGCGGCGCGGGTGGCGTCTCCATGA
- a CDS encoding DUF6415 family natural product biosynthesis protein, translating to MRGRPGKLVEGRPVNATRSETDVRVPGMTAMRAQASWFLDQRTLPRHQATQLMAKDLREFLEHLIAQIELLAAKRSKDDVPTNVALACVAEARRRMEEPEAEGLCGEVERVKSLARSVVSLCDHHDTLTGTTVCLLCGHVIGDEAWVPFQWACPSGAGLESGRVHQDCAPAVSRSGR from the coding sequence GTGCGCGGGCGCCCAGGCAAGCTCGTGGAGGGCCGGCCGGTGAACGCCACCCGCTCCGAGACCGACGTGCGCGTACCCGGCATGACCGCGATGCGCGCCCAGGCGAGCTGGTTCCTGGACCAGCGTACGTTGCCGCGCCACCAGGCCACGCAGCTCATGGCGAAGGACCTCCGCGAGTTCCTGGAGCACCTGATCGCGCAGATCGAGCTGCTCGCCGCCAAGCGCTCCAAGGACGACGTACCGACGAACGTGGCGCTGGCCTGCGTTGCCGAGGCAAGGCGTCGCATGGAGGAGCCCGAGGCCGAAGGTCTGTGCGGCGAGGTGGAACGCGTGAAGTCGCTGGCCCGGTCGGTCGTCTCCCTGTGCGACCACCACGACACGCTCACCGGAACCACCGTGTGCCTGCTCTGTGGCCACGTCATCGGCGACGAAGCATGGGTGCCGTTCCAGTGGGCGTGCCCCTCGGGAGCGGGTCTCGAATCGGGGCGGGTCCATCAGGACTGCGCACCCGCGGTGAGCCGCTCCGGCCGCTGA
- a CDS encoding carbonic anhydrase has product MKTLLDRARTFRKSVDFDSGAYRKLAEGQYPEALFITCSDSRVIPALITGARPGEIFELRNAGNIVPPYGRPGASGEAATIEYALEVLGVQDIVVCGHSHCGAMGALKSGDDLSALPGVDAWLRIARPELTTVLDTAPDDPSLPEVSQSNVVNQLAALRSYPVVRQRLDSGRLRLHGWYYEVDTGFVHELGDDGGFRVHAA; this is encoded by the coding sequence TTGAAGACACTGCTGGACCGCGCCCGTACGTTCAGGAAGAGCGTCGATTTCGACAGCGGCGCATATCGGAAACTGGCCGAGGGGCAATATCCCGAGGCGTTGTTCATTACCTGCTCGGATTCGCGGGTCATACCCGCCCTCATCACGGGTGCACGGCCCGGGGAAATATTCGAGCTACGGAACGCGGGAAATATCGTGCCGCCCTACGGACGGCCCGGGGCCTCCGGAGAGGCGGCCACCATCGAGTACGCACTGGAGGTGCTCGGGGTTCAGGACATCGTGGTGTGCGGTCACTCACACTGCGGCGCGATGGGCGCGCTGAAGTCCGGCGACGACCTGTCCGCACTGCCCGGCGTGGACGCCTGGCTGCGCATCGCCCGCCCGGAGCTGACCACCGTCCTCGACACCGCGCCGGACGACCCGTCACTGCCGGAGGTCTCCCAGAGCAACGTCGTCAACCAGCTGGCGGCACTGCGCAGTTACCCGGTGGTCAGGCAGCGCCTCGACTCGGGCAGGCTGCGGCTGCACGGCTGGTACTACGAGGTCGACACGGGGTTCGTCCACGAACTCGGCGACGACGGCGGCTTCCGGGTGCACGCCGCGTGA
- a CDS encoding SulP family inorganic anion transporter, giving the protein MRRRADGAGAGGGEGGGTGGKGGARGDLATDVTASLVVFLVALPLCIGVAVASGVPAELGIISGVVGGLVVGAVRGSTLQVSGPAAGLAALVAETVAEVGVAMLGVIVLFAGLLQIVLGLVRLGRMFQAISVAVVQGMLAGIGVPLMFSQAYPMADAKAPGTPIENMAGIPGLLADILTDPQAMIATLLGVVTIVLSFVWKKVPGPAGKMPAALVAVGIGMVVAALPGMDVKTLQVGNLLASVQVPGAEQFARLTDGAVITAILTFTVIASAESLFTAAAVDRMHSGPRTRYNTELIAQGAGNTVAGILGALPVTAVVARSSANVQAGAKTRLSRTLHGLWLLAFALLLPQVLALIPISVLAGVLVHSGWKLFGPAEFPKMWRQDKGEFAVMTTTTLVIVATALLEGVLFGLAAGIVLAALRMSQTVVRRDVEEDTAKVVMAGNATFLRLPKVIEALEAAAASGKPRIRLDLTGVTHLDHACRSQVEEFTAQQRGLGLRVELLMPGEAKPAVTGAGPVHEGPAPGPLPRRPVAAAAAWEPAEAVEPAETVAPSPWPTADAEWFYLDTRPLPEERASHSPFVG; this is encoded by the coding sequence GTGCGTCGCCGTGCCGACGGCGCTGGTGCCGGCGGCGGTGAGGGCGGCGGCACCGGCGGCAAGGGTGGGGCGCGAGGGGATCTCGCGACCGACGTCACCGCCTCGCTCGTCGTCTTCCTCGTCGCCCTGCCGCTGTGCATCGGTGTCGCCGTCGCCTCCGGGGTGCCCGCCGAGCTCGGGATCATCTCCGGGGTGGTCGGCGGCCTCGTCGTCGGTGCCGTCAGGGGCAGCACGCTCCAGGTCAGCGGACCGGCCGCCGGACTCGCCGCGCTGGTCGCGGAGACCGTCGCCGAGGTCGGCGTGGCCATGCTCGGCGTCATCGTGCTGTTCGCCGGCCTCCTCCAGATCGTCCTGGGACTGGTGCGCCTCGGCCGGATGTTCCAGGCCATCTCGGTCGCCGTCGTGCAGGGCATGCTGGCCGGCATCGGGGTGCCGCTGATGTTCAGCCAGGCCTATCCGATGGCCGACGCCAAGGCCCCCGGCACCCCGATCGAGAACATGGCCGGGATCCCCGGGCTGCTGGCCGACATCCTGACCGACCCGCAGGCGATGATCGCCACCCTGCTCGGCGTCGTCACGATCGTGCTCAGCTTCGTGTGGAAGAAGGTGCCGGGACCGGCCGGGAAGATGCCCGCCGCGCTGGTGGCCGTCGGCATCGGCATGGTCGTCGCCGCGCTGCCCGGCATGGACGTCAAGACGCTCCAGGTGGGCAACCTGCTGGCGTCCGTGCAGGTGCCGGGGGCGGAGCAGTTCGCCCGGCTCACGGACGGGGCGGTCATCACCGCCATCCTCACCTTCACGGTCATCGCGTCCGCCGAGAGCCTGTTCACGGCCGCCGCCGTGGACCGCATGCACAGCGGCCCGCGCACCCGCTACAACACCGAGCTGATCGCCCAGGGCGCCGGGAACACCGTCGCGGGCATCCTCGGCGCGCTCCCCGTCACGGCGGTCGTGGCGCGCAGTTCGGCGAACGTCCAGGCCGGTGCCAAGACCCGGCTCTCGCGCACCCTGCACGGCCTGTGGCTGCTCGCGTTCGCGCTGCTGCTGCCGCAGGTGCTCGCCCTGATCCCGATCTCGGTGCTCGCCGGTGTCCTCGTGCACAGCGGCTGGAAGCTGTTCGGGCCCGCGGAGTTCCCGAAGATGTGGCGGCAGGACAAGGGCGAGTTCGCGGTGATGACGACGACGACGCTGGTCATCGTGGCGACCGCGCTCCTGGAGGGCGTGCTGTTCGGGCTCGCCGCGGGGATCGTGCTGGCCGCGCTGCGCATGTCCCAGACCGTGGTCCGCCGGGACGTCGAGGAGGACACGGCCAAGGTCGTCATGGCGGGCAACGCCACGTTCCTGCGGCTGCCGAAGGTGATCGAGGCGCTGGAGGCCGCCGCCGCGTCCGGGAAGCCGAGGATCCGGCTCGACCTGACCGGCGTGACCCACCTGGACCACGCCTGCCGCAGCCAGGTCGAGGAGTTCACCGCGCAGCAGCGGGGGCTGGGGCTGCGGGTGGAACTGCTGATGCCGGGGGAGGCGAAACCGGCCGTCACCGGTGCCGGGCCCGTCCACGAAGGCCCGGCCCCGGGGCCGCTGCCCAGGCGCCCGGTCGCGGCGGCCGCGGCGTGGGAACCGGCGGAAGCGGTCGAGCCCGCGGAAACGGTGGCACCGTCGCCCTGGCCCACCGCCGACGCCGAGTGGTTCTACCTCGACACACGGCCCCTCCCGGAGGAGCGGGCGTCCCACTCGCCCTTCGTGGGCTGA